The proteins below come from a single Hemitrygon akajei chromosome 2, sHemAka1.3, whole genome shotgun sequence genomic window:
- the LOC140719455 gene encoding zinc-binding protein A33-like — MASKGQVESWTDEAICPICLDFFTDPVSLACGHYFCRSCITRCWEREERNSCPECREEFADRTLRASRALANLSEKARKLNLNPKGKENKLYCEEHEEELKLFCENDKKLLCVICRDTREHREHRFLPIKEAVEVYRERVKSALDSLTEKKCELEEMERQQKEKISGVREQSHSVQSHITSQFAELRRIITEKEQHTLRDLREEEERILNPMEKNLREIQENLNSIQEEITKLQEQMEQQENVMFLMEEARRKRRTSDDVRELSVTDGALPDERFYHPYLLNTALRETLDAINQVSVTLDVETANPELEVSEDRKSVRNTGTRRDLPDTGKRFTEWCCVLGSEGFTSGRHYWEVEVTGNRNWYLGVAAESVERKGRVTPSPETGFWIITRIDDEMRVHTSPESRLPAGPIPGRVGVYLSYESGTVSFYNAETKSHLHTFTGNKFTEKLYPFFETWDTNQWLRICSGSAPGL, encoded by the exons atggcttcgaaaggacaggtcgagagttggaccgacgaggcaatttgtcccatctgcctggatttcttcaccgatccggtgtcactggCGTGTGGACACTACTTCTGCCGCtcctgtatcacacggtgttgggaaagggaggagagaaactcctgcccggaatgtagagaggagtttgcagaccgcaccctcagggccagtcgggccttagctaatctgtctgagaaagctcgaaaattaaacctgaatccgaaagggaaggaaaataaACTTTACTGCGAGGAACacgaggaagaactgaagctgttttgtgaaaacGACAAGAAACTGCTCTGTGTGATTTGTAGAGATACACGGGAACACAGGGAACACCGCTtcctgccgattaaagaagccgtTGAAGTATATAGG GAACGGGTTAAATCTGCGTTAGACTCTCTCACAGAAAAGAAATGCGAGCTCGAGGAAATGGAGcggcaacagaaagagaagatttccggagttcgg gaacagtcacacagtgttcagtcccacatcacatcccagtttgctgaactgcgccggaTTATCACCGAGAAAGAGCAGCACACACTccgagatctcagggaagaagaggagaggattctaaatccaatggagaaaaatcttcgagagattcaagagaatttaaattccATCCAGGAGGAAATCACAAAGTTACAGGAACAGATGGAGCAACAAGAAAAtgtgatgtttctcatg gaggaagctcgtcggaagagGAG gactAGTGACGATGTCcgggaattgtcagtgacagatggagCCCTGCCAGATGAAAGATTctatcacccctatttgttgaacacagcattgagagaaacacttgatgccattaatcaAG tctctgtcaccctggatgtggaaacggcgaatccggagctcgaggtgtctgaggatcggaagagtgtgagaaacaccgggacccggagggatctccctgacaccgggaagaggttCACAGAATGgtgttgtgtgctgggatcggagggattcacatcggggagacattactgggaggtggaggtgacggggaatcggaaCTGgtatctgggagtcgccgcagagtctgtggagaggaagggacgggtcacaccgagtccggagaccggattctggatcatcACGCGGATTGATGACGAGATGCGGGTTCACACCTCCCCtgagtcccgtctccctgccggtcccatccccgggagggtgggagtttatctcagttacgagtccgggacagtttcattttacaacgcggagaccaagtcccatctccacaccttcactgggaataaattcacggagaaactttatcctttcttcgagACTTGGGATacaaaccagtggctgagaatctgctccggttccgctccgggtctgtaa